The following are encoded in a window of Salinibacter ruber DSM 13855 genomic DNA:
- the rlmB gene encoding 23S rRNA (guanosine(2251)-2'-O)-methyltransferase RlmB, protein MSTSDTSTLIGRGPVLEALKRDDLGIEKVMLKQDVSGAQIGAIRSIADDRGTPVQYVPEARLRHESDGATHQGVVAITAPIRYREVDAMLSDIAPTWDAVQTAQPMLLVVDRVTDPRNFGAMLRSAVAAGTDGVIVPTREMAPLNAAAIKASAGTAPRIPIARTDDLPRVLTQLKERGYFVYGAEGTAETPLWDADWDRPVAVVLGSEGQGLAPEVAEACDELLSIPMRGPAESLNVSVATGLLVFEAARSRT, encoded by the coding sequence ATGAGCACGTCAGACACCTCTACCCTCATCGGCCGCGGCCCGGTCCTGGAAGCCCTGAAGCGGGACGACCTCGGCATCGAAAAGGTGATGCTGAAGCAGGACGTGAGCGGCGCCCAGATCGGGGCCATTCGGTCGATCGCCGACGACCGCGGGACCCCGGTCCAGTACGTCCCCGAGGCCCGGCTGCGGCACGAGTCCGACGGGGCCACGCATCAGGGCGTCGTGGCCATTACGGCCCCCATCCGGTACCGGGAGGTGGACGCAATGCTCTCCGACATCGCGCCCACCTGGGACGCGGTGCAGACCGCCCAGCCGATGCTCCTCGTCGTCGATCGGGTAACGGACCCCCGCAACTTTGGCGCGATGCTGCGGAGCGCGGTGGCGGCCGGGACCGACGGCGTCATTGTGCCGACCCGCGAGATGGCCCCGTTGAACGCCGCCGCGATCAAAGCGAGCGCCGGCACGGCGCCCCGGATCCCCATCGCACGGACCGACGACCTGCCCCGCGTGTTGACCCAGCTCAAGGAACGGGGCTACTTTGTCTACGGCGCGGAGGGCACCGCCGAGACTCCGCTCTGGGACGCCGACTGGGACCGGCCCGTGGCGGTGGTGCTCGGAAGCGAAGGACAGGGCCTGGCGCCCGAGGTGGCGGAGGCGTGCGACGAGCTCCTTTCCATTCCCATGCGCGGGCCGGCCGAGTCGCTCAATGTCTCCGTGGCGACGGGCCTGCTCGTCTTCGAGGCCGCCCGGTCGCGCACGTAG
- a CDS encoding acetyl-CoA C-acyltransferase, with product MPVSSPGRTAVFVDGCRLPFQRAGTGYADLMAYDMGRMVLRHLLTRTGLPPDRVERVVMGTVVQDVNTSNVARESALAAGIPNHVPAFTVTMACISSNQAVTSGVDLLRTGQADVMIAGGTETLSDPPVRLKRPVRKRLFQARKAKSTGDYLDLLDGLSPGDLLPETPAIAEFSTGEVMGESADRLAAMFGISREDQDRYALRSHEKAAAARDDGRLDEELAPATVPPAFDPITTDNVIRDDTSLEQLRDLPPAFVEPFGTITAGSSSALTDGASATLLMAEEVAEAEGVAPRAALRTYTYVAQDPEMELLLGPAYAIPEVLDEAGLTLDDIDVIELHEAFAGQVLAVLEALRSDTFAAEHLNRTEAVGAVEMDRLNTRGGSLSLGHPFGATGARLVMSAVNRLHDEDGRWALVSACAAGGQGHALLLERRPS from the coding sequence ATGCCTGTCTCCTCCCCCGGCCGCACCGCGGTCTTCGTCGACGGCTGTCGGCTTCCGTTCCAACGGGCCGGCACCGGGTACGCCGACCTGATGGCCTACGACATGGGCCGCATGGTCCTTCGGCACCTTCTCACCCGGACCGGCCTGCCCCCCGACCGGGTGGAGCGCGTCGTGATGGGCACGGTGGTGCAGGACGTCAACACGAGCAACGTGGCTCGGGAGTCGGCCCTCGCCGCCGGCATTCCGAACCACGTGCCCGCCTTCACGGTGACGATGGCCTGCATCTCCAGCAACCAGGCCGTCACCAGTGGCGTCGACCTCCTGCGCACCGGACAGGCGGACGTCATGATCGCGGGCGGCACCGAAACCCTGAGCGACCCGCCCGTCCGGCTGAAGCGCCCCGTCCGGAAGCGGCTCTTTCAGGCCCGCAAGGCCAAGAGCACGGGCGACTACCTGGACCTGCTGGACGGCCTCAGCCCCGGCGACCTCCTGCCCGAGACGCCGGCCATCGCCGAGTTCTCGACCGGCGAGGTGATGGGCGAGAGCGCCGACCGGCTCGCCGCAATGTTCGGCATCTCGCGCGAGGACCAGGACCGGTACGCCCTCCGCTCGCACGAGAAGGCCGCCGCGGCCCGGGACGACGGGCGCCTCGACGAGGAGCTCGCCCCCGCAACCGTTCCGCCGGCATTCGATCCGATCACGACCGACAACGTGATCCGGGACGACACTTCATTGGAGCAGCTCCGCGACCTGCCGCCCGCGTTCGTCGAGCCCTTCGGGACCATCACCGCCGGCAGCTCGTCGGCCCTCACGGACGGCGCTTCGGCGACGCTTCTGATGGCGGAGGAGGTGGCCGAAGCCGAGGGCGTTGCGCCGCGCGCCGCCCTCCGCACCTATACCTACGTCGCGCAGGACCCCGAAATGGAATTGCTCCTGGGGCCGGCGTACGCCATCCCCGAGGTGCTCGACGAGGCCGGCCTCACGCTCGACGACATCGACGTGATCGAGCTCCACGAGGCCTTTGCCGGCCAGGTGCTGGCGGTCCTCGAAGCGCTCCGCTCCGACACGTTCGCCGCGGAGCACCTGAACCGAACCGAGGCGGTCGGCGCGGTCGAGATGGATCGCCTCAACACCCGGGGCGGCTCCCTGTCGCTGGGGCACCCGTTCGGGGCAACCGGGGCGCGCCTCGTGATGAGCGCGGTGAACCGGCTTCACGACGAGGACGGCCGCTGGGCCCTCGTCTCGGCCTGCGCCGCCGGCGGCCAGGGCCACGCCCTCCTCCTCGAGCGGCGGCCCTCGTAG
- a CDS encoding methyl-accepting chemotaxis protein: MQRRAAQKEKKETSPTIDEQALQERMLQYLRAGWRATSRKFAGLLVAQWILSIVLASVASAEAWAGAESAVGGYVLTALLLGGLISIPPAIMGWVRPSSGVTRNLIGAAQLLMSGLLIYLVAGRIAMHFHIFVSLAFLGLYYDWKVLVTASVVTAIDHFVRGIVAPMSMFGVTYSAPWMAAEHTAWVIFEVGFLTLGCLQAIRAQRNRARTELENEAQNEELETLLADLEEAQEEAQEKKEEATRLAESAEEVNSFLRLEIEDLDGRLERLEDGDLTVSFAGEAPTTPNENTEQAAEMTGQLRTKLEGAVASIRSTLQEVMSATSRANRSADEISTSSDQMAASAEEQSAQAEEVAAAVEELNQTINENARSVQSVAQSAQDGGREAREGQEVVSEATGKMKDIAREVQGTADTIDRLQASSEEISQVVETIDEIANQTNLLALNAAIEAARAGGDGTGSETGQGFAVVAEEVRELADETDQATSEIADIIGEVQSEIDQAVEAAQRSSRNAEEGIELSEKASEALRQIVASIEEVEAKADEIAAASEEQSTTSQEIARSVQSISTAAQESAAGVTEVSDIATTLDRVTENLETRLRQFALEQTRPAAAETASPAGEGAPDPDRTNGRSAQSPGGPGNPEVAGDGAMTG; this comes from the coding sequence ATGCAACGCCGAGCCGCACAGAAAGAAAAGAAAGAAACGAGTCCGACCATCGACGAGCAGGCCCTCCAGGAGCGAATGCTGCAGTACCTCCGCGCAGGCTGGAGGGCCACCAGCCGGAAATTTGCCGGGCTTTTGGTGGCGCAATGGATCCTGTCGATTGTCTTGGCCAGTGTGGCCTCCGCGGAGGCGTGGGCCGGGGCGGAGAGTGCGGTCGGTGGGTACGTGCTGACCGCCTTGTTGCTTGGTGGGCTAATTTCCATTCCTCCAGCTATCATGGGCTGGGTCCGGCCCTCCTCGGGGGTCACTCGTAACCTCATAGGTGCCGCCCAACTTTTGATGTCCGGCCTTTTGATTTACCTGGTGGCCGGGCGCATCGCGATGCACTTCCACATTTTCGTGTCCTTGGCCTTCCTGGGGCTCTACTACGACTGGAAGGTATTGGTCACTGCAAGCGTCGTGACGGCCATCGACCACTTTGTCCGTGGCATTGTTGCTCCGATGTCGATGTTTGGGGTGACCTATTCGGCCCCCTGGATGGCGGCGGAGCATACCGCCTGGGTCATCTTCGAGGTCGGCTTCCTGACGCTCGGGTGCCTGCAGGCGATCCGGGCACAGCGAAACCGGGCCCGGACCGAGCTCGAAAACGAGGCGCAGAACGAGGAGCTCGAGACGCTCCTCGCCGACCTCGAGGAGGCGCAGGAGGAGGCCCAAGAGAAGAAAGAAGAGGCGACGCGTCTCGCGGAGTCTGCCGAAGAGGTGAACAGCTTCCTTCGCCTGGAGATTGAGGACCTGGACGGCCGCCTCGAACGGCTCGAAGACGGCGACCTGACCGTGTCGTTCGCCGGCGAGGCCCCGACGACCCCGAACGAGAACACGGAGCAGGCCGCCGAAATGACCGGCCAACTCCGCACGAAACTGGAGGGCGCGGTCGCGTCGATCCGGTCGACCCTGCAGGAGGTGATGAGCGCGACGAGCAGGGCCAACAGGTCCGCCGACGAGATTAGCACGTCGTCCGACCAGATGGCCGCCAGTGCCGAGGAGCAGTCCGCGCAGGCCGAGGAGGTGGCCGCGGCGGTGGAGGAGTTGAACCAGACGATCAACGAAAATGCGCGCAGCGTCCAGTCCGTGGCCCAGTCCGCCCAGGACGGGGGCCGGGAGGCGCGCGAGGGGCAGGAGGTGGTCTCGGAGGCGACCGGCAAGATGAAGGACATCGCCCGGGAAGTGCAGGGCACCGCCGACACCATTGACCGCCTCCAGGCCTCCAGTGAAGAAATCAGCCAGGTCGTCGAGACCATCGACGAGATTGCGAACCAGACCAATCTGTTGGCGCTGAACGCGGCGATTGAGGCGGCCCGAGCCGGCGGGGACGGCACCGGTTCCGAGACGGGCCAGGGGTTCGCCGTGGTGGCCGAGGAGGTGCGGGAGCTTGCCGACGAGACCGACCAGGCGACCTCCGAGATCGCCGACATCATCGGCGAGGTGCAGTCGGAGATCGACCAGGCCGTGGAGGCGGCCCAGCGGAGCAGTCGCAACGCCGAGGAGGGCATCGAGCTGTCGGAGAAGGCGAGCGAGGCGCTTCGCCAGATCGTCGCCTCGATCGAGGAGGTGGAGGCGAAGGCCGACGAGATTGCGGCGGCCTCCGAGGAGCAGTCCACCACCAGCCAAGAGATCGCCCGGAGCGTGCAGTCGATCTCGACGGCCGCCCAGGAGTCGGCGGCGGGCGTGACGGAGGTGTCCGACATCGCGACGACCCTGGACCGCGTCACCGAAAACCTGGAAACCCGGCTCCGTCAGTTTGCCCTGGAACAGACCCGCCCCGCAGCGGCCGAGACGGCCTCCCCCGCGGGGGAGGGGGCCCCAGACCCCGACCGGACCAACGGCCGCTCGGCCCAGAGTCCGGGCGGACCGGGAAATCCTGAGGTGGCGGGGGACGGAGCCATGACGGGATAG